A genome region from Brassica oleracea var. oleracea cultivar TO1000 chromosome C2, BOL, whole genome shotgun sequence includes the following:
- the LOC106323015 gene encoding ubinuclein-1-like, with translation MDEANPTTTDDASTPGESSKPSSPKLLTAGDRKILKVERRQGETTYVSWKKLMKEASNSKGIGSSDSGLDPPPNANPNLESRIAPGPPAEGETADQPHSNRFNAVIEKIERLYMGRDSSDGEELDGAPDDDEYDTEDSFIDDVELDEYFEVDDAEIKHDGFFVNSGKLELIEPSTTTAIPNQKPKKRQRKESAKPCGDVADASRKQAKIAKTAGAKDQAAASRPSPKKKSNDSKTVQDSVLENVKHSDKANLQPRNSTSPKSKAAESSGALLLKCSNKGTHQQSDSQPNGLAKSTVARRNENNGTHDLGNATKRGGSNTVRPKTSSTLEKAFKELEKVVAESRPPAATENQDADTSSQAVKRRLPSNVKLKLAKVARLAASRGSVSGELINRLMSIVGHLIQVRSLKRNLKIMIDSEDTANREKDTRFQLIKNEVIEMLKTQVPLMESQATNQEAGTSDDFQDVEKPPTKKKFVMDAALEDKLCDLYDIFVDGLDEDAGPQIRKLYANLAELWPKRLMDNHGIKRAICRAKERRRASNGDLGKEMDQAKITKRKQTQVVPKSEGTAAYPDKASSSGDKTSGTVPSATTTSVVQITVDLSRDKSKQQHEKRKGASSSTEAKAGRRKTEKNVEESHLSTEKHLVLAPKQQTQTQAPPDLNLNLPS, from the exons ATGGATGAAGCAAACCCCACCACAACAGACGACGCTTCTACTCCCGGCGAATCATCGAAGCCCTCCTCGCCGAAGCTATTAACCGCCGGTGATCGGAAAATACTGAAGGTGGAGCGAAGACAAGGGGAGACGACGTACGTTTCTTGGAAGAAGCTTATGAAGGAAGCTAGCAATAGCAAGGGGATTGGTTCGTCTGATTCGGGCCTTGACCCGCCTCCTAATGCTAACCCTAATCTCGAGTCTCGCATTGCACCC GGTCCACCAGCGGAAGGTGAAACGGCTGACCAACCTCATTCTAATCGTTTCAACGCTGTTATAGAGAAGATCGAGAGGCTCTACATG GGGAGAGATAGTAGTGATGGGGAAGAGTTAGATGGTGCTCCTGACGATGATGAGTATGACACTGAAGATTCATTCATTGATGACGTTGAATTG GATGAGTATTTTGAAGTTGATGATGCGGAAATTAAACATGATGGATTTTTTGTCAATAGCGGAAAGTTAGAGCTGAT TGAACCGTCAACAACTACAGCAATACCGAACCAAAAACCAAAGAAAAGGCAAAGGAAAGAGTCAGCAAAACCTTGCGGAGATGTTGCTGATGCATCCAGAAAACAAGCCAAGATTGCTAAGACGGCTGGGGCGAAG GATCAAGCAGCTGCCTCTAGGCCCTCTCCGAAGAAAAAGTCCAATGATTCAAAGACAGTGCAGGATTCAGTTTTGGAAAATGTGAAGCATAGTGATAAAGCGAATCTTCAGCCAAGGAACTCCACAAGTCCAAAGTCAAAGGCAGCTGAATCTTCTGGCGCTCTTCTTCTGAAGTGCAGCAACAAAGGTACTCATCAACAATCTGATTCACAGCCAAATGGTTTGGCTAAATCAACAGTAGCCCGTCGGAATGAAAACAACGGCACTCATGACCTGGGCAACGCAACG AAAAGAGGGGGTTCTAATACTGTCAGGCCTAAGACCTCCTCCACACTTGAGAAAGCCTTCAAAGAATTGGAGAAGGTGGTTGCTGAAT CAAGGCCTCCTGCTGCCACTGAGAACCAAGATGCTGATACCTCATCCCAAGCAGTGAAGAGAAGATTGCCAAGCAACGTGAAATTGAAGCTTGCCAAAGTTGCTAGGCTTGCG GCGAGCCGAGGGAGTGTATCAGGAGAGTTAATCAATCGTCTCATGAGCATTGTTGGGCACCTAATACAAGTTAGATCGCTGAAG AGGAACTTGAAAATCATGATTGATTCCGAAGACACTGCAAATCGAGAAAAAGATACTAGATTTCAACTTATCAAGAATGAAGTTATTGAGATGTTAAAAACACAAGTTCCATTGATGGAATCACAG GCAACTAATCAAGAAGCTGGAACATCAGACGATTTTCAGGATGTTGAAAAGCCACCTACGAAGAAGAAGTTTGTCATGGATGCGGCGCTGGAGGACAAATTGTGTGACCTATATGACATCTTCGTTGAT GGATTGGATGAAGATGCAGGTCCACAGATCAGAAAGCTTTATGCAAAT TTAGCTGAACTCTGGCCAAAGAGGTTAATGGACAATCATGGGATCAAGCGTGCTATTTGCCGAGCAAAGGAAAGGCGGAGAGCATCGAATGGAGATCTTGGGAAGGAGATG GATCAAGCGAAGATAACGAAGAGGAAACAGACCCAAGTTGTACCAAAATCAGAGGGTACTGCTGCTTATCCCGACAAGGCTTCAAGTAGTGGAGATAAAACATCAGGTACTGTCCCAAGCGCAACCACCACGTCCGTAGTCCAAATTACAGTGGACTTGTCCCGTGACAAGTCAAAGCAGCAACATGAGAAACGAAAGGGAGCCTCAAGCTCAACGGAAGCAAAGGCAGGCAGAAGAAAAACAGAAAAGAATGTAGAAGAATCTCACCTATCCACAGAGAAACATCTTGTTCTGGCTCCCAAGCAGCAGACACAAACACAGGCTCCACCGGACCTGAATCTGAACCTGCCAAGCTAA